The following proteins come from a genomic window of Microbacterium lemovicicum:
- a CDS encoding VOC family protein, producing the protein MDLTSLRIITGDVDRLTRFYEAVTGITATRPAPVFAELRTPSGTLAIASTATVVMLGENAPQPAVNNSIIIEFLVEDVDAEFARLHDVLDDVALPPTTMPWGSRSTLFRDPDGNLVNLFSRPAT; encoded by the coding sequence ATGGACCTCACATCACTCCGCATCATCACAGGCGACGTCGACCGGCTCACCCGCTTCTATGAGGCGGTGACCGGAATCACGGCCACGCGGCCCGCGCCGGTGTTCGCAGAACTGCGAACACCCTCGGGCACCTTGGCCATAGCAAGCACGGCGACGGTCGTCATGCTCGGGGAGAACGCACCACAGCCTGCCGTCAACAACTCGATCATCATCGAATTCCTCGTCGAAGACGTCGACGCCGAATTCGCGCGCCTCCATGACGTCCTCGACGACGTCGCCCTGCCGCCGACGACGATGCCCTGGGGAAGCCGGTCAACCCTCTTCCGCGATCCTGACGGCAACCTCGTCAACCTGTTCTCACGCCCCGCCACGTGA
- a CDS encoding MFS transporter, whose translation MNAKPDAPKPAAAKPDAAKPAAAKPVAPKPAVSKPAVSKPAASKPGAVSAWAPLAIPAFRMLWFAQLGSNIGTWMQTVGAQWYLVDAAAGATIIALVQTASLAPAVLFSLPAGVLADSLDRRKLLIWGSAASAVIAAVLTVIAFLNALTPWTILGFTFLLGITSTLTSPAWQAIQPELVPRPLIGASSALGGVTVNGARAVGPALAGVMLSLLGAPVVFGVNALSFIGAVAALWWWRRPPQVGLDDREPFGAALRAGVRYVTSAHLVRRILLRSALFALPASALWALLPLTATRLGLTSSGYGLLLGAVGVGAVLGIFVLPLARKKYSDNAVIAVSALLFAVGTVAAAFLPFVPMLVLLVLAGVAWIGTLTVLNAALQLTLPQWVRSRGASIYILVFMGTMAVGSFGWGALAGAVGTETSLAAAAALLVIIATSVTWWPLLPGTSTVDRTVSMSWPTPTLVLDPDPTDGPVLVQIAYIVHPDDIDPFRASMRLVESSRRRTGGYRWTLLRSGEEEDVLLESFMVPSWGEYRRQQTQRLTGRDRELQAAARAHTDGEPRERHYFPEPALRRSAGRPHDRR comes from the coding sequence ATGAACGCGAAGCCAGACGCCCCCAAGCCCGCTGCCGCGAAGCCGGATGCCGCGAAGCCCGCCGCCGCGAAGCCCGTTGCCCCGAAGCCCGCTGTTTCGAAGCCCGCTGTCTCAAAGCCCGCCGCCTCGAAGCCCGGCGCCGTTTCCGCCTGGGCGCCGCTGGCCATCCCGGCGTTCCGGATGCTGTGGTTCGCGCAGCTGGGGAGCAACATCGGCACCTGGATGCAGACGGTCGGTGCGCAGTGGTACCTCGTCGATGCCGCTGCGGGCGCGACCATCATCGCCCTCGTCCAGACAGCGAGTCTGGCGCCGGCAGTGCTGTTCTCCCTCCCGGCGGGGGTGCTCGCCGATTCCCTCGATCGCCGGAAGCTGCTGATCTGGGGATCGGCGGCGAGTGCGGTGATCGCCGCGGTGCTGACGGTCATCGCCTTCCTGAACGCGCTCACTCCCTGGACGATCCTCGGCTTCACATTCCTGCTCGGCATCACCTCCACACTGACCTCACCGGCGTGGCAGGCGATCCAGCCCGAGCTCGTCCCGCGCCCGCTCATCGGGGCATCCTCCGCGCTCGGCGGCGTCACCGTGAACGGAGCGCGAGCCGTCGGCCCTGCTCTCGCCGGAGTGATGCTCTCCCTGCTCGGCGCCCCGGTCGTCTTCGGCGTCAACGCGCTCAGCTTCATCGGAGCCGTCGCCGCGCTCTGGTGGTGGCGACGGCCGCCGCAGGTCGGGCTCGATGACCGGGAACCGTTCGGCGCCGCGCTGCGCGCCGGCGTCCGCTACGTCACATCCGCCCACCTGGTGCGTCGCATCCTGCTGCGGTCGGCCCTGTTCGCCCTTCCCGCCAGCGCGCTCTGGGCGCTGCTTCCCCTGACCGCCACACGTCTGGGCCTCACCTCGAGCGGGTACGGGCTGCTTCTCGGTGCTGTCGGTGTCGGCGCCGTGCTCGGGATCTTCGTGCTGCCGCTGGCTCGGAAGAAGTACTCGGACAACGCGGTCATCGCGGTGAGCGCTCTGTTGTTCGCCGTCGGCACTGTCGCTGCGGCGTTCCTGCCCTTCGTCCCGATGCTGGTGCTGCTCGTCCTTGCCGGGGTGGCATGGATCGGCACGCTGACGGTGCTCAACGCCGCGCTCCAATTGACGCTCCCGCAGTGGGTGCGGTCGCGCGGGGCGTCGATCTACATCCTCGTCTTCATGGGGACGATGGCCGTCGGCTCGTTCGGCTGGGGTGCCCTGGCCGGGGCCGTGGGCACGGAGACATCGCTGGCCGCAGCCGCGGCCCTGCTCGTCATCATCGCCACGAGTGTGACGTGGTGGCCGCTTCTGCCCGGCACCAGCACGGTCGACCGCACCGTCTCCATGTCGTGGCCCACGCCCACCCTGGTTCTCGATCCCGACCCGACGGACGGCCCCGTCCTGGTGCAGATCGCCTACATCGTGCACCCCGATGACATCGACCCGTTCCGCGCATCGATGCGGCTCGTCGAGAGCTCTCGGCGGCGCACCGGCGGGTACAGATGGACCCTGCTCCGCAGCGGCGAGGAGGAGGACGTGCTGCTCGAGTCCTTCATGGTGCCCTCCTGGGGCGAGTACCGCCGGCAGCAGACTCAGAGACTGACCGGCCGCGATCGCGAGCTACAGGCGGCCGCCCGGGCCCACACCGATGGCGAACCCCGCGAACGGCATTACTTCCCCGAGCCGGCGCTTCGCAGGAGTGCCGGACGCCCACACGATCGCCGGTGA
- a CDS encoding ferredoxin reductase family protein, translating into MSSSKPSTASAVSPVRSSPGKSQEDRDRSSQRRQRSEVALVAACWVSVVIAVMLFLGSGQPAHVTDLAGAITAAGIVTGLIGTDLILLMLVLAARIPWLDRTFGQDATLALHRRLGKPALYLILGHAALLTVGYSLRDGLSIWHQTLSLYSGRDMLLALAGIILLVLVVITSLVAVRRRFAYEAWHAIHLLSYIAVLVAVPHQLSAGQVLAQSTPQFFYWTFLYALAFGSIIWFRVAAPLLATDEHTIRVTDVETIGPDVFTIRLSGRALSRLGVRGGQFAIWRFWSRGTWWHAHPISFSAVPTDTSARITVRAVGAGTRRLARLRSGTRVSIEGPYGIFTDAARTAPRLSIVAAGIGITPARALLEHSGVRPGEATVILRATDRSRRFLWDEVEELIRAGDGTVSEMIGERPAEVMTWMSADAVGRGETITSALPHLLESDLFVCGPTAWTDLVVRDARAAGLPDRRIHVERFDWSARLSPVRGDRDRPRNQL; encoded by the coding sequence GTGAGCAGCAGCAAGCCGTCCACCGCCTCCGCTGTCTCGCCCGTACGGAGCTCACCCGGAAAGTCGCAGGAGGACCGCGACCGATCATCGCAACGACGACAGCGTTCCGAGGTCGCTCTTGTCGCCGCCTGCTGGGTCTCCGTCGTGATCGCGGTGATGCTGTTCCTCGGATCCGGGCAACCGGCACACGTCACCGACCTCGCCGGAGCGATCACGGCCGCCGGGATCGTGACCGGCCTCATCGGCACCGACCTCATCCTGCTCATGCTCGTGCTCGCCGCGCGCATCCCTTGGCTGGATCGCACATTCGGCCAAGATGCCACGCTGGCCCTGCACCGACGCCTCGGGAAGCCGGCGCTCTACCTGATCCTGGGACACGCTGCTCTCCTCACCGTCGGATACTCCCTCCGGGACGGTCTGTCGATCTGGCACCAGACGCTCTCGCTGTACTCCGGACGCGACATGCTCCTGGCGCTGGCCGGGATCATCCTCCTGGTGCTCGTCGTGATCACCTCGCTCGTCGCCGTACGCCGCCGGTTCGCCTATGAGGCATGGCACGCGATCCACCTGCTCAGCTACATCGCCGTCCTGGTGGCCGTGCCCCATCAGCTCTCCGCAGGGCAGGTGCTCGCTCAGAGCACCCCGCAGTTCTTCTACTGGACCTTCCTCTACGCCCTGGCATTCGGCTCCATCATCTGGTTCCGCGTTGCAGCCCCGCTGCTCGCCACGGACGAGCACACGATCAGGGTCACCGATGTGGAGACCATCGGCCCCGATGTCTTCACGATCCGCCTCTCCGGGCGCGCCCTGTCACGCCTCGGCGTGCGCGGTGGTCAGTTCGCGATCTGGCGGTTCTGGAGCCGCGGCACGTGGTGGCACGCACATCCCATCTCGTTCTCCGCGGTGCCCACGGACACCAGTGCACGCATCACCGTCCGCGCGGTGGGGGCCGGGACGAGGCGCCTTGCACGACTGCGGTCGGGAACGAGGGTGTCCATCGAGGGTCCCTATGGGATCTTCACGGATGCGGCCCGGACCGCCCCGCGACTCTCGATCGTGGCGGCCGGGATCGGTATCACGCCCGCACGCGCGTTGCTCGAGCACAGCGGAGTGCGCCCAGGCGAAGCGACCGTCATCCTGCGCGCGACCGATCGGTCCCGGAGATTTCTCTGGGACGAGGTGGAAGAACTCATCCGCGCCGGCGACGGCACGGTCTCCGAGATGATCGGCGAACGGCCGGCCGAGGTGATGACCTGGATGTCTGCCGACGCCGTCGGCCGAGGAGAGACCATCACCTCAGCACTTCCTCACCTGCTCGAATCCGATCTGTTCGTCTGCGGTCCCACTGCGTGGACCGACCTGGTCGTCCGCGATGCCCGGGCCGCGGGGCTGCCCGACCGTCGAATCCACGTGGAGAGGTTCGACTGGTCAGCACGACTGTCACCCGTGCGCGGCGATCGCGATCGTCCCCGCAATCAGCTCTGA
- a CDS encoding VOC family protein has translation MTGAPFGSVGNVFYFVADLEAAVEWYAARLRCRPVVRGDMLVAFDVGGSRLTLHVVDEVNSSGPSGTVPYWTVPDVDAVVAEWTAHGATTHRGPKTVFTGERLCQLLDPFGNLFAVREEPSATAVRTPHGAESATPVGPPTVVDEAAATQARADR, from the coding sequence ATGACGGGAGCGCCCTTCGGCTCGGTCGGCAATGTCTTCTACTTCGTGGCAGACCTGGAGGCGGCGGTCGAGTGGTACGCGGCGCGGCTGCGCTGCCGGCCCGTGGTTCGTGGGGACATGCTCGTCGCCTTCGACGTCGGTGGTTCGCGGCTGACACTGCACGTCGTGGATGAGGTGAACTCCTCCGGACCCTCGGGAACGGTCCCGTACTGGACGGTGCCGGACGTCGACGCGGTGGTCGCGGAATGGACGGCCCACGGCGCGACGACCCACCGGGGGCCGAAGACGGTCTTCACCGGGGAGCGCCTCTGCCAGCTGCTGGATCCCTTCGGCAACCTCTTCGCCGTGCGAGAAGAACCGTCGGCGACGGCCGTCCGCACCCCCCATGGGGCGGAGAGCGCCACGCCCGTGGGGCCACCGACCGTCGTGGACGAGGCCGCGGCGACGCAGGCCCGGGCGGACCGATGA
- a CDS encoding MFS transporter: protein MSNASPNAEPIAAPPQRTENLALIVVCAAQFVLQLDFSVVNVALPSIRGGLGFSDSDLQWIVTGYALTFGALLLFGGRAGDLFGQRRMLLLGLVVFGVGSIGGGLAPTPEALIAARFVQGAAGALISLAALSSLTLLFPDGAGRIRALGIWQGATAAGGTAGIVLGGLLVEVLGWRSVFIINVPIVIALVVLVPRVIPRPATRQHVSLHLGPSVLITAAIALVIFALSNLEQSGPTSIVTLVPFIAGLGVAAVTQKRSHDPLIPKVVLRSRQRRGALVVMLIAGAVLAAYVYFVSLYLQTVLGLSPLLTGVSLLPATLTIVVLSSFIARRVIERIGLKSTTIIGALLVAAGQTWFVSVSSTGDYLLNVLPALILTASGIGLLLPAVSIAATADVASDIQGAAASLLTTSQQVGAALGVAALATIAATRTSAGASASAGYSTAFLVSATAMIVAVAVVAVTFTNKHPEPSPPPHRQPRTRRRS from the coding sequence ATGTCGAACGCGTCGCCGAATGCCGAGCCGATCGCCGCACCCCCGCAGCGAACGGAGAACCTCGCCCTGATCGTGGTGTGCGCGGCTCAGTTCGTGCTTCAGCTCGACTTCAGCGTCGTCAACGTCGCCCTGCCGTCGATCAGGGGCGGACTCGGCTTCTCCGACAGCGACCTGCAGTGGATCGTCACGGGCTACGCACTCACTTTCGGCGCCCTCCTGCTGTTCGGCGGACGGGCGGGAGACCTCTTCGGTCAGCGGAGGATGCTGCTGCTCGGGCTGGTCGTGTTCGGGGTCGGCTCCATCGGCGGCGGCCTCGCGCCCACCCCGGAAGCACTCATCGCCGCGCGGTTCGTTCAGGGTGCGGCAGGCGCCCTGATCTCCCTCGCGGCGCTGTCGTCTCTGACCCTGCTGTTTCCGGACGGTGCGGGGCGGATCCGAGCCCTGGGCATCTGGCAGGGGGCCACCGCTGCCGGAGGGACTGCAGGCATCGTCCTCGGCGGATTGCTGGTCGAAGTCCTCGGGTGGAGAAGCGTCTTCATCATCAACGTCCCGATCGTCATCGCGCTGGTCGTCCTGGTGCCGCGCGTCATCCCCCGACCGGCGACGCGGCAGCACGTCTCCCTGCATCTCGGACCGTCCGTGCTGATCACCGCGGCGATCGCGCTGGTGATCTTCGCGCTCAGCAATCTGGAGCAGTCCGGACCGACGAGCATCGTCACCCTCGTCCCCTTCATCGCCGGTCTCGGCGTGGCCGCCGTGACCCAGAAGCGCTCGCACGACCCGCTGATTCCGAAAGTCGTGCTTCGTTCGCGCCAGCGACGTGGCGCTCTCGTGGTCATGCTGATCGCCGGCGCCGTGCTCGCCGCCTACGTCTACTTCGTCTCGCTCTACCTGCAGACCGTGCTGGGGCTGAGCCCGCTGCTCACCGGGGTCAGCCTGCTACCCGCCACGCTCACCATCGTCGTGCTGTCATCCTTCATCGCCCGGCGGGTCATCGAAAGAATCGGCCTGAAGTCCACGACGATCATCGGCGCGCTGCTCGTGGCCGCCGGACAGACCTGGTTCGTGTCCGTCTCGTCCACCGGCGACTATCTGCTGAATGTCCTCCCGGCGCTCATCCTGACTGCGTCCGGCATCGGGCTGCTGCTCCCCGCCGTGTCGATCGCCGCCACCGCGGACGTCGCATCCGACATCCAGGGCGCAGCCGCGAGCCTCCTGACGACGAGCCAGCAGGTGGGAGCGGCGCTCGGCGTCGCTGCGCTGGCCACGATCGCCGCGACTCGGACCTCCGCCGGCGCCAGCGCCTCCGCGGGGTACTCCACAGCGTTCCTGGTCTCCGCGACAGCGATGATCGTCGCCGTCGCCGTCGTGGCGGTGACCTTCACGAACAAGCATCCCGAGCCGTCACCCCCTCCACACCGTCAGCCCCGCACGAGGAGAAGATCATGA
- a CDS encoding cupin domain-containing protein has translation MESTGSTSPNHETASFGNPDLPAEGEINTVDHPGSTTMTGPQNTVIESQFPNQIDAPATDISTQAFFWSSFNISPRRVQKGGWARELTKQDFAIQEEIAGVNMHLEAGGIRELHWHQTAEWAVMTRGKCRVTTLSRAGLPSVEDVEEGDLWFFPAGTPHSLQGLGPDGAEFVLAFDDGNQSESNTLLLTDWFAHTPPEVLAKNFGVAQDVFSDIPLHNLWIFPGEEPGDLAADQDAAGVSWGASEPVIFRLSRSQPRHQNSGGSIQIADSTTFPLSNTVAAALVTVEPGSMRELHWHPNSDEWQYYLRGSARMTVFNTGPHANTTDFRPGDVGVVKRNYGHYVENTGDDVLQFLEVFRAPTYEEISLANWLAHVPPQLVSAHLNIDPAVLATFPRTTQGITPIR, from the coding sequence ATGGAATCCACCGGCAGCACGAGTCCGAACCACGAGACGGCGTCGTTCGGGAACCCCGACCTTCCTGCGGAGGGTGAGATCAACACTGTCGATCACCCCGGGAGCACGACGATGACCGGGCCGCAGAACACGGTGATCGAAAGCCAGTTCCCCAATCAGATCGACGCGCCCGCGACGGACATCAGCACGCAGGCCTTCTTCTGGTCCTCGTTCAACATCTCCCCCCGGAGGGTGCAGAAGGGCGGCTGGGCGCGGGAGCTCACCAAGCAGGACTTCGCGATCCAGGAGGAGATCGCCGGGGTGAACATGCACCTCGAGGCCGGAGGCATCCGCGAACTCCACTGGCATCAGACCGCCGAGTGGGCCGTGATGACCCGGGGGAAATGCCGTGTCACGACGCTCAGCCGTGCCGGACTCCCCAGCGTCGAGGACGTCGAAGAGGGCGATCTCTGGTTCTTCCCCGCGGGGACCCCGCACTCCCTGCAGGGTCTGGGACCTGACGGCGCGGAATTCGTCCTCGCGTTCGATGACGGCAATCAGTCCGAGAGCAACACGCTCCTGCTGACGGACTGGTTCGCCCACACGCCCCCCGAGGTGCTCGCGAAGAACTTCGGCGTCGCTCAGGACGTGTTCAGCGACATCCCGCTGCACAACCTCTGGATCTTCCCCGGCGAGGAGCCCGGCGATCTCGCGGCCGATCAGGACGCTGCGGGTGTCAGCTGGGGGGCGTCGGAGCCGGTCATCTTCCGTCTGTCCCGATCGCAGCCGCGCCATCAGAACAGCGGCGGAAGCATCCAGATCGCCGACAGCACGACCTTCCCCCTCTCGAACACGGTCGCTGCCGCCCTGGTCACCGTCGAGCCGGGGTCGATGCGGGAGCTGCACTGGCACCCCAACTCCGACGAGTGGCAGTACTACCTCCGTGGATCCGCGCGGATGACGGTCTTCAACACGGGACCCCACGCGAACACCACCGACTTCCGGCCCGGCGATGTGGGAGTCGTGAAGCGCAACTACGGCCACTACGTCGAGAACACCGGCGACGACGTCCTGCAGTTCCTCGAGGTGTTCCGCGCCCCGACGTACGAGGAGATCTCTCTCGCGAACTGGCTCGCGCACGTGCCACCGCAGCTCGTGTCAGCTCACCTGAACATCGACCCCGCCGTGCTGGCCACCTTCCCCCGCACCACCCAGGGGATCACCCCCATCCGCTGA
- a CDS encoding YoaK family protein: protein MTSTVSTERRRYPLLERPSAAIALAVAAGLLNAWTFGHTQTFATVQSGNIVSIGYFVVAGDMGRVGIAAISVLAFFAGACVCSILILWLARSGRAYSLVVLACETVLLMVLAAVATVGAVDPWWIAWSISFLAGMQGNAFHRETGMLYGNVAVTLVVQMAGSLLGRAIGAKIASDGQPHLRPAGGFLLILLGFAAGGAAGCAVDPVWTSGSLVAAAAVLAVLAGVAATRRGPVDPAQNAPTP, encoded by the coding sequence ATGACCTCGACAGTCTCGACAGAACGAAGGCGGTATCCGCTTCTCGAACGCCCTTCGGCCGCCATCGCGCTGGCGGTCGCCGCCGGACTCTTGAACGCGTGGACGTTCGGGCACACGCAGACGTTCGCGACCGTTCAGTCCGGCAACATCGTCTCGATCGGCTACTTCGTGGTCGCCGGCGACATGGGACGTGTCGGCATCGCCGCGATCTCCGTCCTGGCGTTCTTCGCGGGCGCGTGCGTGTGCAGCATCCTGATCCTCTGGCTGGCTCGTAGTGGCCGGGCGTACTCCTTGGTCGTCCTCGCCTGCGAGACGGTCCTGCTCATGGTGCTGGCCGCCGTCGCGACGGTCGGCGCCGTCGACCCGTGGTGGATCGCATGGAGCATCAGCTTCCTCGCGGGAATGCAGGGGAACGCCTTCCACCGGGAGACGGGGATGCTGTACGGAAATGTCGCTGTGACGCTCGTGGTGCAGATGGCGGGAAGCCTCCTGGGGCGCGCCATCGGTGCGAAGATCGCGTCGGACGGCCAGCCGCACCTGCGACCGGCAGGTGGGTTCCTGCTGATCCTCCTGGGTTTCGCGGCCGGTGGAGCGGCCGGCTGCGCGGTGGATCCGGTCTGGACCAGCGGCTCGCTCGTGGCCGCTGCCGCCGTGCTGGCCGTGCTGGCCGGTGTCGCCGCGACGCGTCGCGGCCCGGTCGACCCGGCTCAGAACGCTCCGACGCCCTGA
- a CDS encoding inositol monophosphatase family protein translates to MPLEEDLRALAMDIAREAGGLALRRRREGVAIAATKSAVADIVTEADREVEALIRDRLKAERPGDGFLGEETGADRGSTAVTWVVDPIDGTVNYAYGIPAWAVSIAAVTGEPDARLWRAEAAAVYAPPIDEMFSASRGGGAWLGESPLSVNAERGVAGALLATGFGYDPATHAGDLKRVARVMPLARDLRRIGAASLDLAYVAAGRLDGYFERGLNPWDHAAGALLVTEAGGRVGGAPAGRPGVEMTIACADSLYDDLSFAAFGDHDPNA, encoded by the coding sequence ATGCCCCTGGAAGAGGATCTCCGCGCCCTCGCGATGGACATCGCCCGCGAAGCCGGCGGCCTGGCTCTGCGCCGCCGCAGGGAGGGCGTGGCGATCGCCGCGACCAAGTCCGCGGTGGCCGACATCGTGACCGAGGCGGACCGTGAGGTCGAAGCCTTGATCCGCGATCGCCTGAAGGCGGAGCGACCGGGCGACGGCTTCCTCGGCGAGGAGACGGGCGCCGATCGCGGATCGACCGCGGTCACGTGGGTCGTCGACCCCATCGACGGGACGGTCAACTACGCCTACGGGATCCCCGCCTGGGCGGTCAGCATCGCCGCGGTGACGGGGGAGCCGGACGCGCGCCTCTGGCGGGCCGAAGCGGCAGCGGTCTACGCCCCGCCCATCGACGAGATGTTCTCCGCCTCCCGCGGCGGCGGCGCGTGGCTCGGCGAATCTCCGCTCTCCGTCAACGCCGAGCGCGGTGTGGCCGGTGCGCTGCTGGCGACGGGCTTCGGCTACGACCCCGCGACGCACGCCGGAGACCTCAAACGCGTCGCCCGCGTGATGCCCCTGGCGCGCGATCTGCGCCGTATCGGCGCGGCGTCGCTCGACCTCGCGTATGTCGCCGCCGGACGGCTCGACGGCTACTTCGAGCGAGGGCTCAACCCCTGGGATCATGCGGCGGGTGCGCTGCTGGTGACCGAGGCGGGGGGACGGGTCGGTGGCGCTCCGGCAGGCCGCCCCGGCGTCGAGATGACCATCGCCTGCGCCGACTCCCTCTACGACGATCTGTCGTTCGCCGCGTTCGGCGATCATGATCCGAATGCGTGA
- a CDS encoding M23 family metallopeptidase, with the protein MTEQMDAAPAVLGSIAVAAAALAADSVASGETPPAAAGHAPPVAAALSRRARRGQAPVVASEPTAPAAEPTTASATPVSITDAIDDDAFAAAARALSFTGETPIIAPAVTEPAALTAPVHVAPRRVRRSTKRLSAASFSVGVMGIVGLLAVGMTTPVSAVAAATGSSDVASTSYQAPAGDVVSAAGAGEIQAYVAPAQYQNTTIDRPGSYDTARLVDLAGVEGISNYSNSVFTNDANCPIQWPFATGVTMSYGFGMRDGTMHEGVDFTPGDGAHIQAIAEGTVRISTDSGGAFGVTIVIDHIVDGQLVSSRYGHMQYGSRQVEVGDTVEVGEYIGRTGDTGRSFGAHTHVEILAGGTTPIDPLPWFQQHATC; encoded by the coding sequence GTGACCGAGCAGATGGATGCCGCACCGGCCGTCCTCGGCTCGATCGCCGTCGCCGCCGCTGCTCTCGCCGCCGACTCCGTCGCGTCGGGCGAGACCCCGCCGGCCGCTGCCGGCCATGCCCCGCCCGTCGCGGCAGCGCTGAGCCGTCGTGCGCGTCGCGGACAGGCGCCGGTCGTGGCATCCGAGCCGACGGCCCCCGCCGCAGAACCGACCACGGCATCCGCGACGCCCGTGTCGATCACGGACGCGATCGACGACGACGCGTTCGCCGCAGCCGCCCGTGCGCTCTCCTTCACCGGCGAGACCCCGATCATCGCGCCTGCGGTCACCGAGCCCGCCGCGCTCACCGCTCCGGTCCACGTCGCGCCGCGGCGGGTTCGGCGCTCGACGAAGCGGCTGTCCGCAGCATCCTTCTCCGTCGGCGTCATGGGCATCGTCGGACTCCTGGCCGTCGGCATGACGACCCCCGTGTCGGCGGTCGCCGCCGCGACGGGCTCGAGCGACGTCGCCTCCACCTCGTACCAGGCGCCCGCCGGTGACGTCGTCTCCGCTGCCGGCGCAGGCGAGATCCAGGCCTACGTCGCGCCCGCGCAGTACCAGAACACGACGATCGACCGTCCGGGCAGCTACGACACCGCTCGCCTGGTCGACCTCGCCGGTGTCGAGGGCATCTCGAACTATTCGAACTCGGTCTTCACCAACGACGCGAACTGCCCGATCCAGTGGCCCTTCGCGACCGGCGTGACGATGAGCTACGGCTTCGGCATGCGCGACGGCACCATGCACGAGGGTGTGGACTTCACCCCGGGCGACGGCGCGCACATCCAGGCCATCGCCGAAGGCACCGTACGCATCTCCACGGACAGCGGCGGAGCCTTCGGCGTGACGATCGTCATCGACCACATCGTCGACGGGCAGCTCGTCTCCAGTCGCTACGGCCACATGCAGTACGGCTCGCGTCAGGTCGAGGTCGGCGACACCGTCGAGGTGGGGGAGTACATCGGCCGCACCGGGGACACGGGCCGCTCCTTCGGCGCCCACACCCACGTCGAGATCCTCGCGGGCGGCACCACGCCGATCGACCCGCTGCCGTGGTTCCAGCAGCACGCCACCTGCTGA